Sequence from the Magallana gigas chromosome 4, xbMagGiga1.1, whole genome shotgun sequence genome:
tctgatttattaaattttctagAAAGAAAGTGGACAGTGTATCCTCCATTTCCCACCAGATGCCAAGTGATTCAGCTTCAGGGTCAGATGTTGGACATAATCCCGCTCTGGATCACAATTACTGTGACCATCATGATGACACACAAGATCATTCACATGAGGGTAATTAAAAATagttataaacataattatgatcttatattaaaaaacatcattaaaaaatatattgataattaaTTCACAAACAACTGAATTTTTATTGACAACACTCTGCAACAGAAAAAAGACTGATCAGAAAAACTAAAATGTTTCTAATTACAatcaattataaatgaaaaattaaaatgtatgaGAGGATcaactaaaaatatatttgtatcaaAATGAGTGAATCTTATGAATTGCACATTACAGTGTCAATCTTAAAGAATCAGATCGCGAGTCTCCaagaagaaattgaaaatatgaaaatacaaaCACCCAAAATGTCAATCAAAGATATAATAAATGACACTGAGAAGGTAAGTTACATAAATGGAGTCATggacatttaaaattttaaatgcttCATTTTGTAGAGTTATAATTGTTAAACTTATATGCATGTGCATAATGAAATACTTGTTATactagaaaaagaaaataaataaaaaatgacagtgCATACTAAATTGTGTTTGTTGTATATGTAAGTACATTTTAATGTGGCTTTGACACTgacaagaaaaatgtataaGCTTTAACATATAAAGGAGTGGCCTTTaacaaataatatgaaatgtaCACAACATAATAAATTGGATACAGGTGGTCAGGACATACAGTTATCAACACTGACAATGGCCCGTAAAATAAAAGACTTAATTTGTTTGTAGATGTTGCTCTACACCTCATTCCCAGCTGATGTGTTTCAAGTTGTTGTCAGTATGCTCTACAGAATGGCACCATTTAACTATTACTCTGGTTGGGCTGTGACCTGTTTTTCCATTGAGGACCAATTGTTAATAACATTAATGAAGCTGCGGCTTAATTATCGTGACTTGGACTTGTCGGTACGATTTACAACAAGCAGGGCAACTGTGTCAAATATCATTAACACTTATGTTTCAGTCTTGCATGAAATCTTCTTTGACAGCATTCTTAAGGAAAAATGTATTCCAAGTCAGATTAAGTGCAAAGGATCAATGCCCAAGTCCTTTGAAGAGTTCGCGTCAGCTCGAATAGCTATGGATGCTACCGAGATTATTCAAGATGTGCCATCTGACATGAACTCACAGTCCATGTCTTACAGTAGTTATAAGAGCAGACATACTGTCAAGGCAGTTACATGTGTTTCACCCAATGGTGCACTTGTGTTCTCATCTGACTTGTACCCTGGTTCAACTTCAGATGCAGCCATCGTTGATCACTGTGGAGTGTTGCAGCAGCTAAAAGCCGGAGATCTCATATTAGCCGATAAAGGTTTCAACATCTACGACAAACTTCCTTCTGGTGTCTCCTTGAATATTCCACCATTTCTTTCACAAAAAGCACACTTCACCAAGGAGGAGGCAGCATTATGCTACAAGATAGGAAAAGCCAGGATTCATGTCGAGAGAGCAAATGAGCGCATCAAAAACTATGAGATTCTTAATCACATTCCAGCTCAGTATCGACACATGTCTACTAAAATATTTCAGTTATGCTGTTGTCTCGTAAACATTCAGGCACCACTTCTCAAGGAAATTTCAGATAAATacgaaatttaaataattatgctATTAAAGATATTAGAAATGTTTCAACTTGACAAGTAGTATTGTTCTTTTATTTACAgatgtaaagaaaaaccaaattctttattaataacTAAGAATGTTCATCATATGATCTTATCGCATCAGTGATATAACTAACCTAATTTACTTCAGTGATTCCAAAAACACCATGAAATAAAAGTCTATCATGGCAGAAATGTTTGGGGCCCACATCTTGTCTTTTACAATTCTTACAATCTGCATGTCTTTGGTTGTCCATATCACTAAATCGCAACACTCTGTACCAGTCAGGTAAAGCTGGCCCTGGATTTGATGCCAGTAATCATGTGTTGTCTTTAACGACAAACTTCCATTGTTATCAACTGAAAATACACACatatagatgtatatatatatatatatatatatatatatatatatatatatatatatatatatatatatatatatatatatatatatatataagtaaatttaattttggtcAAAGATAAAGAAGTTTAtcaaattaagaattttaataTTTGTCTTGCATGTACTACTTTCATACTGATTTTGGTGTAGTTGATGCAATTCATTACAACTTAATTCAATAAGCAACATATGCCATTACATAAACATTTTCATGCATTCTCTCCTTACTTTATAATATTATGTGATGCAAAAAAGATAACAAAGTGTGCATACGATAAGATTTGTATAAATTATCTAACTACCCAAGAAAAAATCTTTGACGGAGGAGCACGCCTCCATTATGGTCTTGACCTTAGCTGTGAATGGGCACTTGACCTCTATGATAGTCGGTAGAGTTGCTGGTTGGTCGTTCTGCTGAAGGTGGACAATgtcagttttatgaaaatctcCTTGGACAAAGCCATCAGGTGATGCACCCAAAACACCTGATTCGTGAAGCCAAATTCCTGAAGTACACAAGTAGTAGTATGtacacaaatgaaaaaaaaaagttaaacagcctaaacaaagtaaaattataaatatctgTAATTTGACTTCGAATAGTGATAATATTGACATTAAAGCTGTGctaattgcagaaataaaacattCTCATTTCATGTTTAGTCTCTTAAGATAATTTCAATCATCACatcatatataaaacaaaagtggttcCCATCTTGTGATAGAGCACAATAACACAAAACTTGCCTGTCTGCAAAACGGTGACTGCACCAGCTTTACAATATTCCTCAACACCCACTTTCTCATGCGTGATACCCCACTGAATAGGAGCTCTTCTTTCCAAATTATAGGCACTTAAGATTCGTTTCTTAAGGGACTCTGTCAATCTACAAAAGAACAATCAGATCTTACAATTCACTATTTCAAAATCAGTCATACATTTACCTTTCAAAGTCAAATTATATAATGCTACAATgctatagaaataaaataacatacatgGCACCTGATCATACTTGTGTACAgtataaatgttataaaatcacactgtatttaaaaaatatattttgttgacattttaaaatattttttgggaGTGTTGGGGTGTTAAATACCTCTTTCGTCTAATCGCTTCAATAATTTGTCCAAAGTTAGACGCAGTAAATCGAAGCTTCCTTACAGCTGCCCACAAAGAGTTTTCTCTCTGACCAGTTGATGCGAATGCTGCCTCCATTATCTTCTCTGGAGAGAGAATAAGATGTTTTCGAAGCCATGTTCTACTGTCTTCAGCATTAGTGTACCCCTCACTCATCAGTAAGTCCTCAATCAAAGGTACTGGACTTTCCTCAGACTTTGGCTCCTCAGAAAGAATCCAATGTAAAGCTACAAtgcattttgtttaatatatattagtaTTGATAAAAGCAGTGGTGAATACTATTTtacatatggattttttttcttcaatttcttaATTTGGACACCTGGATTTTTGAATAATAATCAGGTACATGACAATAGATACCAAGTTACTTCAAAGTTAGACATTATCAagataaacaaaattcaaaacaaaaccaTCAAACTGCAACATCAACAATAACATAGAATTGGAAactgaaacaaataaataaaagtaatctCCAATGCACAGAATGGCAACCTGTGAAGCGCCCCAATTGTCCCAGCTGATGATACAAAAATGATCTGTCTTCGtctgttactttttttttcaatgctcTAAACAATTtagcattaaaaatatatattcttatttaatatatatatggttATCAACTTtgttaactctctctctctctctctctctctctctctctctctctctctctctctctctctctctctccttagctagcagtttatttataaatacatactTGTACTCCTGTTGCTTTGGTGGATACAGGTCAGACATAGTAACAGTAGATTTCGGTGGCGCTGACTTT
This genomic interval carries:
- the LOC136275167 gene encoding uncharacterized protein → MSSKRKLVDREMFMQAKKPVYVLSDFYENISSDEEETLDKTNTAEDDLEHLSISSCEFAELSSVDEAFVEEILGEGNIDEQQVHNEEDGDKRVRNETDVISDSPSDDCSDVSDESKKTDENNNVTIRERSAICLTLNKTVIRKPDGTEEEIRDSKIVYSKDLNPEDIDFRDVVSEILREIPKHFEHGNVRIVRGDLSVKKVDSVSSISHQMPSDSASGSDVGHNPALDHNYCDHHDDTQDHSHEVSILKNQIASLQEEIENMKIQTPKMSIKDIINDTEKMLLYTSFPADVFQVVVSMLYRMAPFNYYSGWAVTCFSIEDQLLITLMKLRLNYRDLDLSVRFTTSRATVSNIINTYVSVLHEIFFDSILKEKCIPSQIKCKGSMPKSFEEFASARIAMDATEIIQDVPSDMNSQSMSYSSYKSRHTVKAVTCVSPNGALVFSSDLYPGSTSDAAIVDHCGVLQQLKAGDLILADKGFNIYDKLPSGVSLNIPPFLSQKAHFTKEEAALCYKIGKARIHVERANERIKNYEILNHIPAQYRHMSTKIFQLCCCLVNIQAPLLKEISDKYEI
- the LOC136274307 gene encoding uncharacterized protein; translation: MSEGYTNAEDSRTWLRKHLILSPEKIMEAAFASTGQRENSLWAAVRKLRFTASNFGQIIEAIRRKRLTESLKKRILSAYNLERRAPIQWGITHEKVGVEEYCKAGAVTVLQTGIWLHESGVLGASPDGFVQGDFHKTDIVHLQQNDQPATLPTIIEVKCPFTAKVKTIMEACSSVKDFFLVDNNGSLSLKTTHDYWHQIQGQLYLTGTECCDLVIWTTKDMQIVRIVKDKMWAPNISAMIDFYFMVFLESLK